A region of Cheilinus undulatus linkage group 10, ASM1832078v1, whole genome shotgun sequence DNA encodes the following proteins:
- the cysltr1 gene encoding cysteinyl leukotriene receptor 1, giving the protein MEQVNLTDSSGRNSTDCPSIDDFRNQVYSTSYSIITVLGLVGNGFALVVLIRTYRQSSPFHVYMLNLSVSDLLCVMTLPLRVLYYVNKGQWNQGDFLCRISSYTLYVNLYCSIYFMAAMSFTRFLAIVFPVQNLQLVTEHRARLVCAGVWVFICLLSTPFLMSGQHFDSTTNKTKCFEPPKGQGVQKLVALNYVSLVLGFALPFLVILICYAGIVRTLLSRNHVTRRQRGTGTKAIRMIVIVLLTFLVSFMPYHVQRTIHLTFLSRTDTTCSERVAMQKSVVVTLCLAAANSCFDPLLYFFSGEGFRRRLSSMRKSVKNSTLQRKDRQKAVTGPEPQETYQLKDS; this is encoded by the coding sequence ATGGAACAAGTAAACCTTACAGACAGCTCAGGGAGAAACTCCACGGACTGTCCATCCATTGATGACTTTCGTAACCAGGTTTACTCCACCTCCTACTCCATCATCACCGTATTAGGCCTAGTTGGGAACGGCTTTGCTCTGGTGGTGCTGATCAGAACTTACCGCCAGAGCTCACCTTTTCATGTCTACATGCTGAACCTGTCTGTGTCAGATCTCCTGTGTGTCATGACCCTGCCACTGCGAGTTCTTTACTATGTCAACAAGGGTCAATGGAACCAAGGGGACTTCCTCTGTCGCATCAGCTCCTACACTCTCTATGTGAACCTTTACTGTAGTATTTACTTCATGGCTGCCATGTCTTTCACTCGTTTCTTGGCCATTGTCTTCCCAGTCCAGAACCTACAGCTTGTGACAGAGCACCGTGCACGTCTGGTGTGTGCTGGTGTGTGGGTGTTTATCTGTCTTTTATCTACACCCTTCCTGATGTCTGGCCAGCATTTTGATTCCACCACAAATAAAACCAAGTGCTTTGAGCCTCCAAAAGGTCAAGGTGTGCAGAAACTAGTTGCTTTGAACTATGTGTCTCTGGTGCTGGGTTTTGCTCTGCCTTTTCTAGTCATCCTCATCTGCTATGCGGGCATAGTCCGCACCCTGCTGTCCCGCAACCATGTTACCAGGCGTCAGCGGGGCACTGGCACTAAAGCCATCAGAATGATTGTCATTGTCCTGTTAACCTTCCTAGTCAGCTTCATGCCTTACCATGTGCAGCGCACCATCCACCTGACTTTTCTGTCTCGGACAGACACCACCTGCTCAGAACGGGTTGCCATGCAGAAGTCTGTTGTGGTGACACTGTGCCTGGCTGCAGCCAATTCCTGCTTTGAcccactgctgtattttttctCTGGAGAGGGTTTTCGTAGACGTTTGTCCTCCATGCGAAAATCTGTGAAGAACAGCACCCTGCAGCgtaaagacagacagaaagctgTCACAGGCCCAGAGCCCCAAGAAACCTACCAGCTGAAAGACAGTTAA